Proteins encoded by one window of Candidatus Hydrogenedens sp.:
- a CDS encoding IS1595 family transposase, producing the protein MQLEGEVEADENYFGGRRRDKRGRGAGGKIPVFGIIEREGWVKVEVVPDVKAETLLKEIEKKIRRGSIIYTDQYKAYDTLVMHRDYFKHLRIDKSQRFANGRVYINGIESFGVIRRSGCRNFME; encoded by the coding sequence GTGCAATTAGAGGGGGAAGTAGAGGCGGATGAAAATTATTTTGGGGGTCGTAGACGAGATAAGCGAGGAAGAGGTGCAGGCGGAAAGATACCCGTATTTGGGATAATTGAGCGAGAGGGGTGGGTGAAGGTAGAGGTAGTGCCAGATGTTAAGGCGGAGACTTTATTGAAGGAGATAGAGAAGAAAATAAGGCGGGGGAGCATTATTTATACAGATCAATATAAAGCGTATGATACTTTAGTTATGCATCGGGATTATTTCAAGCATTTACGGATAGATAAGAGTCAACGATTTGCGAATGGTCGGGTGTATATAAATGGGATAGAGAGTTTTGGAGTTATACGAAGGAGCGGTTGCAGAAATTTCATGGAGTGA